Proteins found in one Enterococcus sp. 9D6_DIV0238 genomic segment:
- a CDS encoding threonine/serine exporter family protein, with translation MATVDIEKVLETCLLAGKIMLESDAEMYRVEDTMSRIALASGDYRLVSYVTQTGLFVGLDGTSTIRMVQILNRSINLEKVSNINQLSREYVMGDYTLDELLTKLKELEQERKFFPLWLRFISAAVVSGTIMILFGGVWSDLFLTCLIGGLGYVLYYSSLKVLRIKFLSEFLAAFFIGCAALLSSQIGLGTNQDMIIIGCVMPLVPGVQMTNALRDLLAGHYLSGVSRGTEAMMTASMIGFAIAFVFQLFY, from the coding sequence ATGGCAACTGTTGATATAGAAAAAGTTTTAGAGACCTGTCTTTTAGCAGGAAAAATCATGTTGGAAAGTGATGCTGAAATGTATCGTGTGGAAGATACGATGAGTCGGATCGCTTTAGCATCAGGAGACTATCGCCTTGTTAGCTACGTAACACAAACCGGGCTGTTCGTAGGACTGGACGGTACTTCCACCATTCGGATGGTACAGATTTTAAATCGTTCAATAAACTTAGAAAAAGTCTCTAATATCAATCAATTATCACGTGAATATGTGATGGGCGACTATACACTGGATGAACTTTTAACAAAATTAAAGGAATTGGAACAGGAACGGAAATTTTTTCCTTTATGGCTGCGCTTCATTAGTGCTGCGGTAGTCAGCGGAACAATTATGATTTTATTTGGCGGGGTTTGGTCGGACTTATTTCTGACTTGTCTTATAGGCGGTCTTGGGTATGTCCTTTATTACTCAAGCTTGAAGGTTTTGAGAATCAAATTTCTCTCTGAATTTCTTGCTGCCTTTTTCATTGGTTGTGCAGCTCTTTTGAGCAGTCAAATTGGTCTGGGAACGAATCAGGATATGATCATTATCGGCTGTGTTATGCCGCTTGTACCTGGCGTTCAAATGACCAATGCTTTACGGGATTTATTGGCTGGACACTATCTTTCCGGCGTTTCCAGAGGAACAGAAGCAATGATGACAGCTTCAATGATCGGATTTGCGATTGCTTTTGTTTTCCAATTATTTTATTGA
- a CDS encoding threonine/serine exporter family protein: MITILIQFSFSFLASSAYAIITNVPRRSLIACGLSGAAGWMVYWVAIQLGANAALGSLLGALSVAAVSFICSRTLKLPVTIFNIPGMVPLVPGGLAYQAVRNLVIGNYQIAIDAAVQAIMIAGAIALGLVLSEVLNHNIRNFREKREILSLIRKKEEK, translated from the coding sequence ATGATTACTATACTTATTCAATTTTCTTTTAGTTTTTTAGCTTCTAGTGCTTATGCGATCATCACCAATGTTCCCAGACGTTCTTTGATCGCTTGCGGTCTATCAGGTGCAGCTGGTTGGATGGTGTACTGGGTAGCGATACAACTGGGTGCTAATGCCGCTTTGGGTTCTTTATTAGGCGCTTTAAGTGTGGCCGCTGTCAGCTTTATCTGTTCACGTACACTGAAATTGCCAGTAACGATCTTTAATATTCCAGGCATGGTGCCTCTAGTTCCCGGAGGTCTAGCCTACCAAGCTGTTCGTAACTTAGTGATCGGTAATTATCAAATAGCGATCGATGCTGCCGTACAAGCAATTATGATTGCTGGAGCGATTGCTTTAGGACTTGTCTTGTCGGAGGTCCTGAACCACAATATACGTAATTTTAGAGAAAAACGAGAAATACTAAGCTTGATTCGTAAAAAAGAGGAAAAATAA
- a CDS encoding GNAT family N-acetyltransferase, which translates to MIKKVEKLNSKELEEILEIWLTVNIEAHFFIPKNYWLEHLESVKEQLPLADLYLAIENDTIVGFLGLSNTYIAGIFVLSAYQNQKIGESLLNEVKSVNNQLSLSVYQKNQKALAFYLKHDFQIIDKQIDANDELEYQLIWKK; encoded by the coding sequence ATGATCAAAAAAGTTGAAAAGCTGAACTCAAAAGAACTAGAAGAAATCTTAGAAATTTGGTTAACTGTCAATATTGAGGCGCATTTTTTTATTCCGAAAAACTATTGGCTTGAGCATTTAGAATCTGTGAAAGAGCAATTACCTCTGGCCGATCTTTATCTTGCGATCGAAAATGATACGATCGTCGGATTCTTGGGATTGAGTAACACATATATTGCTGGTATTTTCGTTTTAAGTGCATACCAAAATCAAAAAATTGGAGAGTCTTTACTGAACGAAGTAAAATCAGTGAATAATCAGTTGAGCCTTTCAGTTTATCAAAAAAATCAAAAAGCATTGGCCTTTTATCTTAAGCATGATTTCCAAATTATCGATAAACAAATAGATGCAAATGATGAATTAGAGTATCAGCTTATTTGGAAAAAGTAA
- a CDS encoding TIGR03943 family putative permease subunit codes for MIRFLILVGYSTLMMYLQVSGRLNQYINVHYRYLAVLSMVLSFVLAIVQLILWNKEDGQKADHEHDHSHSHEDHDHGLDKPYQRALAYVLLVLPLVVGFLFPTVSLDTSIVEAKGFNFPLSKESVGDPDVETQYLKPDTSIYFDKTDYEAQMKQALSKYIKDDQVNVSEENYLEIMELIYTYPSEFVGKTITYEGFIFNSAQKEQEDIFVFRFGIIHCVADSGVFGLLTHMPSDQAFKNNEWVKLTGTIHSEYYAPFKREIPVVEVGKVKEIQEPKNQYVYRSF; via the coding sequence ATGATTCGTTTTTTAATACTCGTCGGTTATAGTACCTTGATGATGTATTTGCAAGTTTCAGGTAGATTAAATCAATATATAAATGTTCATTATCGTTATTTGGCTGTTTTATCTATGGTCCTTTCATTCGTGTTGGCAATTGTTCAGTTGATTTTATGGAATAAAGAAGATGGACAAAAAGCTGATCATGAACATGATCATAGTCATAGTCACGAAGATCATGATCACGGACTTGATAAACCTTATCAACGTGCGCTAGCTTATGTACTTTTAGTTTTACCTTTAGTTGTTGGTTTTTTGTTTCCTACCGTTAGCTTAGATACATCGATTGTTGAGGCAAAAGGCTTCAATTTTCCTTTGAGTAAGGAATCAGTTGGAGATCCCGATGTAGAAACGCAGTATTTAAAACCTGATACGAGCATCTATTTTGATAAAACTGATTATGAAGCTCAAATGAAACAAGCATTATCGAAGTATATCAAAGATGATCAAGTCAATGTTTCAGAAGAAAATTATTTAGAAATAATGGAACTGATCTATACTTATCCTAGCGAATTTGTTGGAAAAACGATCACCTATGAAGGCTTTATATTCAATTCTGCACAAAAAGAGCAGGAAGATATTTTTGTTTTTCGATTTGGGATCATTCACTGCGTTGCAGATTCAGGTGTGTTTGGTTTATTGACCCATATGCCGAGCGATCAAGCTTTTAAAAATAATGAGTGGGTAAAATTGACTGGAACCATTCATTCAGAATACTATGCACCTTTTAAACGAGAAATTCCTGTGGTTGAAGTAGGAAAAGTAAAAGAAATTCAGGAACCAAAAAATCAATACGTCTATCGGTCCTTTTAA